A region of the Muricauda sp. MAR_2010_75 genome:
ATACGAGCAATCTAAGAAACTTTTACAATCGGACAAATAGTCCGAAAACAAGTAATGTATAACCTTTAAAACTAAAACTATGCATTTTTTCGACGGACATTGGGGCGGCATGCACGTCATCTGGTGGGTCATATGGTTGATCCTCTTGATATGGATATTCTTGGTGCCATATGACATCCCTTACAGAAAATCAAAGAAGGAAGACCCACTTTCAGTTCTAAAAAAGCGCTTCGCCAATGGCGAAATCTCTAAGGAGGAATATGAAGAATCAAAAAAGATCTTGAAATCAAATTAAGGAATGTAGGGCAAATATTAATTACTAAAAAAAGTCAAAATGAAGATAAAAGTTTATAAGACAGGCATAATGGTATTGGCTACTTTACTCATTTCGGCCTGCTCACAAAAACAGGGTAGTTCTGTAAAGGATATGCTCGAGGACCACTCTCAGCAAGAAGAGGTATTGTCCGCACTTGTCGAAAATCACGATCTGGGCAAAAAATACATTGCCAACATGATGGATAACGACCATGCCATGGGAATGATGGTGGACGAACTCGTAAAAGCAGCAGCAAAGGATACCATACTAGCGAACAAATTGAGCGATATGATTACTAGATATCCTGACCTTATGCTACTGACCACCCACCATTTTATGCCGGTCATTGCTTCGGACAGCCTTTTGACCGATTCTTTTTGTGATCACACGTTAGAACACGAGGATCTCGCCAAGGCCATGCACAATAAAATGGAATACAAAAAGAGCCTTGAGCGCAACCATTGACTCCAACTTTGGTTTTTGCACATGAACAAACTCATAAATGAATAATAACAACAATAAACATTAAAACAAGAATCATGAATCGTATCAATGTAAAAAAATTCGGTTTTGCCATGGGGCTGACCGCTGCAATCCTCTACGCCGGCTGCATGATTGTTTTGGCGACAGCAGGACAAGAAGGAAGCATAACCTTTTTCAACAGCCTGCTGCACGGCTTGGACACTACCAGTATAATACGGGTAGACGTGCCAATTTGGGAGGCACTTATTGGCATTGTCCAGACATTTATCATTGCTTGGCTCACAGGTGCCCTGATTGCAGCATTTTACAACACACAGATTAAGAGTAGATAATCTGAACAAAAGATCGGAGAGACTTTTTAGGAACCGGTGTCGCATCGACCACAGGCAATTTGTTGGCGGAAAGTGCCAAAGAACTGAGCAATTGACAATAGAATCCCGGAATTGAACCTAGAGTACAACCATATAAAGTAGAATAAGTGAATAGTACTGCAAGAAATATCAAAACAATTTTCACCCAAACGGCAATATGGGGGGCATTTTCTATTTCCTTGTCCATCCTTTTACCATGGTGCTCTATTGGTTTGAATTTAGCAATACACCATTTTCATTTTCCCTGTTTTGGGACGTCTTAAAGTCGCAGTTTTTAGAATCTTTCACTTTTGATATGAGAGGGATGAGCGTCTCGCTTACAATCCTTGGCATTTTCCTAGGGATAGTTTCCGGTCTATTTTTCATAACCCTCAGGCGAAAGAACAAGCTTATAGGCACACAACAGCAGTTGTTACTGCGTGATTTAGAAGAATTGATAGAGGCGGGTGAGAATGAACGGGTAGAATTCAAGTCATCTATTCGTTACGATTATTTTAGGAAAACCACGAACCGCGAACTGGAACTGGTCATTGCCAAGACCATCACTGGTTTTATGAATGCAAAAGGTGGAAAATTGATCATTGGCGTTGACGATGATGGCAACATTGTGGGCCTTGAAAAAGATTTCAAGACCCTAAAGCACAAGAACAAAGATGGATATGAGCGTGAAATTTTCAGGATAATTTCAACACAGTTAGGTCACGAGGCTTGTTTTAGCAATCACATTTCATTTTACAAATTAAATGGTGAAGATGTGTGCGTAATAGCTGTCGAACCTTCTAAAAAACCAATCTATGTCAGCGATACCGAAAATACAACCTTTTATGTCAGAACGGGGAATGCCACCTACCCCTTGACGGTCAAGGAAGCGGTTGATTATTTAGAAACCAGAAAATTATAATCTTATGCAATACGTTTGGTTTATATGGTCCCTTATCATACTGGCCCTTTGGGGCGTGGTCTATCTTTTGAAGAAGGATTCCCGTAAAGAAATGTTGAGGATGAGTTGGATAACCATGCCCTTTGGGCTAACCGAGCCGCTGTTCGTTCCCGAATATTGGCACCCGCCATCGCTCTTCGATTTGGCGATAAAGACCGGGTTCGATATTGAAAGCATCATTTTCTCTTTTGCCATCGGGGGTATTGGCACCGTACTTTACAATCTTATTTTCAAGCGAAGGTATGTTAAAATACCGCATACCGAGCGTAACCATTATAGACATAGGTTGCATCTATATATCCTTTTCGTACCGGCGGTCGTGTTTTTGATATTGGCCCTTTTCACTCCCATGAACCATATTTACTGTGGAATATTGGCCATGTTCTTGGGTGGAATGGCCACGCTGTACTGCCGCCCAGACCTTAAGACCAAAATCTGGATAAGTGGATTTCTGTTCACGGCATTGTACTTTGTTTATTTTGGAAGTATTCTCCCGTTTTACCCCGACTACGTAACATTGTTTTGGAATCTGGAAAACCTGAGTGATATTCTAGTGGCCGGCATACCAATCGAAGAGCTTTTGTTCGCTTTCACTTTTGGCATGTATTGGTCAGGCCTCTATGAGCATTTGTATTGGAGAAAATTAATCAACCCAATTGTTTTGAATCAAAATTTTTAAGTTAAGTCTATAAATAAAAACGAAGAAGATGAAAGTATTACTCGCAATTGACGGCTCTGAATTCAGCAAAGATGCCATCGATGAACTAGCGGCAATGTCGCTGCCAAAATTAGTTAAAATACATGTTCTAAATGTTTATGAAAATCCAATGTTAACTGTACCAGGGGCTTTCCCCTTAAGTGGTATCGGCCATTATAAAGAAGAAGCCATGTCAAATGCGAAAAAATCGGCTGAAACCATCGTTAACAATGCTGCAAAGTCGTTAAAACAAAAGAACGGCAAGTTGTCGATAACGACCAATATTGTAGAAGGGTTTCCCAAAAATGCAATCTTGGAAAAGGCAACTGATTTGGAGGTGGATCTTATCGTATTGGGATCACAAGGCCATGGCGCATTCTCGCGCTTTTTGCTTGGTTCGGTCGCCCAATCCATTGCCATGCACGCGCATTGTTCTGTTTTGATTGTCAGAAAAAAACATCAAAAATAAAATATGGCCACTTACAATGTGACAGGATAAATTTTGTCCGTAGAAAAATAAAAGAGCAGATCATGGGAAATCAGAATACCTGCATATCAAAGAACAATACCGATGCCAACTGTGAAGTGATGGAGTCTGTTTGTTTGCCCAAAACATTTTTGCCGCGTATAGTGGTTGTGGGTGGTGGCTTTGCAGGGCTGGCCCTGGTAGAAGGCCTTAAAAACAAGGAGGTACAGGTCGTGCTGATAGACCGTAACAACTTCCATCAATTTCAGCCCTTGTTCTATCAAGTGGCCACCAGCGGTCTTGAACCGGACAGTATCGTATTTCCCTTCAGAAAACAGTTCAAGGGCTATGGTAATGTGAGCTTTAGGTTTGCCGAAGTGACGCAAATCGAACCCGCTTCCAACACAGTTGTAACAGACAAAGGCAAGCTCACCTACGATTATCTGGTCTTGGCCACCGGAACCAAGACCAATTTCTTCGGCATGAAAGAGGTGGAACAAAACAGTCTTGGTATGAAAGACATCAAGGACTCGCTAAACATACGTCATATGATGTTGCAAAACTTGGAGCAGGCAGCCATAACCTGTGATGATGAAGAACGCGATGCGCTGACCAATTTTGTGATTGTGGGCGGTGGCCCGGCCGGTGTCGAAATGGCAGGTGCCTTGGCGGAATTCTGTAAGTACATCCTTCCAAAAGACTATCCCGAGTATCCGAATAGCATAATGAACATCTACCTGATCGAAGCATCGGACGAACTATTAGCCTCAATGTCCAACAAAGCCTCGACAAAAACACTTCGGTATCTAAAAAATCTAAATGTGCAAGTGTTGTTGAACGAGGCCGTGAGCGGTTACGACGGTAATGTGGTATCTACCAAAAGTGGAAGGAAAATCATGGCGAAAAACCTGATTTGGACGGCAGGTGTAACAGGCCAGGTTCCAGCGGGCATCAATCAAAAACATATAATTAATGGGAACCGTCTAAAAACGGATACCCATCTAAAAGTGGAAGGCATGGATAATGTTTTTGCCATTGGGGACATTGCCGGGGTAATCACCGACGAGACCCCTAAGGGCCATCCACAGGTAGCCCAAACCGCCATTCAACAGGGCGGTCATTTGGCCAAAGTGCTATTGAACACCGTTCAATCAATGCCTTCCAAACCATTTAGGTATAAAGATAAAGGTTCATTGGCCACAGTTGGTAAAAGAAAAGCGGTCGCTGATTTAGGAAAGCTCCACTTCGGCGGGTATGCTGCCTGGCTTTTATGGTCCGTGGTTCACTTGCTTTCCATCAGCGGGTTTCGAAACAAATTTTTGGTGGGCTTCAATTGGGCCATCAGTTATTTTACCTACGAAAAAAGCAACCGGGTAATCATAAGAAGTTTCAAACGTGATGCTTATATGAAAGCCTCCTTAAAATATAGTTCCAATAATGAATGGGAAAAGGATGTAAATCCCAAAAAATCCAGCATTGATGCCTAGCCATTATTCAAATAACAGTATTATGAAATTCTTCGGCAGCTCGATCAAAAGACTGCACAACTATGGCATTGTGCTCTTTATCACTGTTGTTATTGCTATGGTGTGGGCCAACTCGCCATGGAAGGGATATTATGTCGGCCTAATGCAAACCGAATTTGCCTTTAGTGTGGGTACATTTCAGCTATCTGAGTCGCTACTGTTATGGATCAACGATGGCTTAATGGCACTATTTTTTATGCAAGTCGGTCTAGAGCTGAAACGTGAAATAATCGGTGGTAAACTGTCGTCCCCAAAGGATGCAATACTGCCCATCGGTGCAGCAATAGGTGGTATGGTGCTCCCTGCCCTTATTTATTTTATGTTCAACAACTCGGGCGAGGCTTCCAATGGTTGGGGCATTCCCATGGCCACGGATATTGCATTTTCATTAGGGGTTCTGGCCCTTGTCGGAAAAAGACTTCCTTCGACCTTGAGGGTTTTTCTTATTACACTGGCTATTGTGGATGATCTAGGTGGTGTCTTGGTCATTGCCCTCTTTTATACCTCAGGTATCTCGCAGATGGATCTACTCCATGGACTATTGTTCTTCGCGGCTTTGATAATTGGTAATTATGCGGGAGTAAGAAGCACATGGTTCTATGCCATTATTGGCATCGGTGGTGTTTGGTTGACCTTCTTTTTTTCAGGGGTACATCCAACCATTGCCGGGATTCTGACCGCATTTGCCATTCCTGGTAGGGTAAAAATTAAGGAGACTACCTTTTTAGAGCGTTTAGACCGTTTACATAAGAGATTTCAAGAAACCAAGTCCATAAAGGGGACGCTTATCTCAAAAACGCAATTGGAGATATTGGAGGATATAAAGACTGCAAGTTCCGAGGCCGAAACTCCACTCCAAAAATTGGAAAGGACTTTAAACCCAATAGTGGGCTTTGTAATTCTTCCCTTGTTCGCTTTGGCAAATGCAGGAATACATCTTCATGGAGATTTGCTGAAAGTACTATCCAGCCCGGTTAGCTTGGGGATTGGTCTAGGTCTCATTTTTGGCAAGTTTATCGGTATTACTGCTTTTTCAAGACTACTCGTTGCATTTAAACTCGCCAAGCTTCCGGAAAACGTGAATTGGAAAATGATTTATGGTATAGGTTTTCTTGGCGGTATCGGTTTTACCATGTCGTTGTTTATAACCGAACTGGCTTTTACGGACGAGTCCCTAATATTTACGGCCAAGGTAAGCATCCTATTCGCTTCATTGACAGCGGGGGTAATGGGTGCTCTATTATTATACAGAAACAGAAAACAATTAAGAACAGTTAAACATAAAAGAACATGAAAAACATTGCAGTAGTAGGATACGGAGTTATCGGGAAAAGAGTGGCCGATGCCATTAATGTACAAGATGATATGAGCCTTATTGGGGTTTGTGATGTCATCAGCGATTGGCGCATACAAAATGCGGTGCGAAAAGGGTATGCAGTTTATGCGGCCACACCCGAAGCCGAAAAAGAAATGAAAGCAGCCAATATTGCCATTGAAGGAAGTATGCAAGACATTTTAGAAAAAGTAGATCTTGTAGTGGACTGTACGCCAAAGAACATCGCCGCGAAAAATGTGGAAATATACAAAGGGCAAGGGATCAAGTTTATCGTACAGGGAGGTGAAAAACACAAGACCACAGGCCACTCCTTTAGTGCCGAGAACAATTATAGCACTGCGGTAAATCTAGATGCTACCCGGGTGGTTTCCTGTAACACCACATCTATCTTAAGGACATTGACCGCTTTAAAAAAGGCAGATCTATTGGATTATGCACGGGGAACATTATTAAGAAGGGCGACCGACCCATGGGAAAGCCACTTGGGCGGCATCATGAACACCATGGTGCCGGAAAAGGACATCCCGAGCCATCAAGGTCCCGACGCGCAAAGTGTCGATCCGGATTTGGATGTCATTACTTCTGCGGTCAAAGTTCCCGAGACTTTGAGCCATATGCATTACTGGAACGTTAAGCTACGAAAAAAAGCCTCAAAGGAAGAGGTGTTGAACGCCCTCAAAACCTCAAGTAGAATCAAGTTCATTCACTATGATCAAGGCTTGGTCTCCAACAATACCATCAAAGAAATGTTTTTGGATATGGGTAGGCCTTGGGGCGATATGTACGAGGTGGCCCTATGGGAAGACATGCTCAAGGTTGTGGGCGATGAACTTTTTTATGCCTACGTGGTCGATAACCAAGCGATTGTAATCCCTGAGACCATTGATGCCATTCGGGCCCTCACGGGTATTGAGACCGATGCACACAGATCCATCGAAAAAACCAATGCAAGTTTAGGAATCGGATAAAATTTCATTATGAAAACTTATGATAACATAGTCGCGCATTTAGGGGACAAAGCATCTTTCTATTTAGATCATGTAAGCCAGAAGGTCACCAAAGATGAACTGCAGTTGCCCGATAAGAATATTGTGGACAACGTATTCGGGGTACGTGAGGGCCGAAAAAGGGCACTGTGCTCGATTCCCTGATCTACCGGTAAAATGCTGAGATACCCCGTACCTCCCAGATTACCATGGCCATATAATTGCGAAAGGCTTCGGAGTACTTGTTGATTCGATTACTATTGACGAATACGTGTCCACAATATTCTTATCGGCAACTG
Encoded here:
- a CDS encoding SHOCT domain-containing protein, with amino-acid sequence MHFFDGHWGGMHVIWWVIWLILLIWIFLVPYDIPYRKSKKEDPLSVLKKRFANGEISKEEYEESKKILKSN
- a CDS encoding DUF5676 family membrane protein codes for the protein MNRINVKKFGFAMGLTAAILYAGCMIVLATAGQEGSITFFNSLLHGLDTTSIIRVDVPIWEALIGIVQTFIIAWLTGALIAAFYNTQIKSR
- a CDS encoding helix-turn-helix domain-containing protein, yielding MGGIFYFLVHPFTMVLYWFEFSNTPFSFSLFWDVLKSQFLESFTFDMRGMSVSLTILGIFLGIVSGLFFITLRRKNKLIGTQQQLLLRDLEELIEAGENERVEFKSSIRYDYFRKTTNRELELVIAKTITGFMNAKGGKLIIGVDDDGNIVGLEKDFKTLKHKNKDGYEREIFRIISTQLGHEACFSNHISFYKLNGEDVCVIAVEPSKKPIYVSDTENTTFYVRTGNATYPLTVKEAVDYLETRKL
- a CDS encoding lycopene cyclase domain-containing protein, which gives rise to MQYVWFIWSLIILALWGVVYLLKKDSRKEMLRMSWITMPFGLTEPLFVPEYWHPPSLFDLAIKTGFDIESIIFSFAIGGIGTVLYNLIFKRRYVKIPHTERNHYRHRLHLYILFVPAVVFLILALFTPMNHIYCGILAMFLGGMATLYCRPDLKTKIWISGFLFTALYFVYFGSILPFYPDYVTLFWNLENLSDILVAGIPIEELLFAFTFGMYWSGLYEHLYWRKLINPIVLNQNF
- a CDS encoding universal stress protein, translating into MKVLLAIDGSEFSKDAIDELAAMSLPKLVKIHVLNVYENPMLTVPGAFPLSGIGHYKEEAMSNAKKSAETIVNNAAKSLKQKNGKLSITTNIVEGFPKNAILEKATDLEVDLIVLGSQGHGAFSRFLLGSVAQSIAMHAHCSVLIVRKKHQK
- a CDS encoding NAD(P)/FAD-dependent oxidoreductase, yielding MESVCLPKTFLPRIVVVGGGFAGLALVEGLKNKEVQVVLIDRNNFHQFQPLFYQVATSGLEPDSIVFPFRKQFKGYGNVSFRFAEVTQIEPASNTVVTDKGKLTYDYLVLATGTKTNFFGMKEVEQNSLGMKDIKDSLNIRHMMLQNLEQAAITCDDEERDALTNFVIVGGGPAGVEMAGALAEFCKYILPKDYPEYPNSIMNIYLIEASDELLASMSNKASTKTLRYLKNLNVQVLLNEAVSGYDGNVVSTKSGRKIMAKNLIWTAGVTGQVPAGINQKHIINGNRLKTDTHLKVEGMDNVFAIGDIAGVITDETPKGHPQVAQTAIQQGGHLAKVLLNTVQSMPSKPFRYKDKGSLATVGKRKAVADLGKLHFGGYAAWLLWSVVHLLSISGFRNKFLVGFNWAISYFTYEKSNRVIIRSFKRDAYMKASLKYSSNNEWEKDVNPKKSSIDA
- the nhaA gene encoding Na+/H+ antiporter NhaA, with translation MKFFGSSIKRLHNYGIVLFITVVIAMVWANSPWKGYYVGLMQTEFAFSVGTFQLSESLLLWINDGLMALFFMQVGLELKREIIGGKLSSPKDAILPIGAAIGGMVLPALIYFMFNNSGEASNGWGIPMATDIAFSLGVLALVGKRLPSTLRVFLITLAIVDDLGGVLVIALFYTSGISQMDLLHGLLFFAALIIGNYAGVRSTWFYAIIGIGGVWLTFFFSGVHPTIAGILTAFAIPGRVKIKETTFLERLDRLHKRFQETKSIKGTLISKTQLEILEDIKTASSEAETPLQKLERTLNPIVGFVILPLFALANAGIHLHGDLLKVLSSPVSLGIGLGLIFGKFIGITAFSRLLVAFKLAKLPENVNWKMIYGIGFLGGIGFTMSLFITELAFTDESLIFTAKVSILFASLTAGVMGALLLYRNRKQLRTVKHKRT
- a CDS encoding type II glyceraldehyde-3-phosphate dehydrogenase, which produces MKNIAVVGYGVIGKRVADAINVQDDMSLIGVCDVISDWRIQNAVRKGYAVYAATPEAEKEMKAANIAIEGSMQDILEKVDLVVDCTPKNIAAKNVEIYKGQGIKFIVQGGEKHKTTGHSFSAENNYSTAVNLDATRVVSCNTTSILRTLTALKKADLLDYARGTLLRRATDPWESHLGGIMNTMVPEKDIPSHQGPDAQSVDPDLDVITSAVKVPETLSHMHYWNVKLRKKASKEEVLNALKTSSRIKFIHYDQGLVSNNTIKEMFLDMGRPWGDMYEVALWEDMLKVVGDELFYAYVVDNQAIVIPETIDAIRALTGIETDAHRSIEKTNASLGIG